The following coding sequences lie in one Sphaerochaeta sp. genomic window:
- the gap gene encoding type I glyceraldehyde-3-phosphate dehydrogenase: protein MAKIRVGINGFGRIGRLAFRRILEVGTEMEVVAINDLTSPSVLAHLLKYDSTHGTFKGTVESTEDSIIVDGKKIRIYAEKDAHNIPWGAEKVDVVLESTGFYTSAEKAQAHLDAGAKKVLISAPAGKMKTIVYSVNDNTLTKDDKIISAASCTTNCLAPMAKALNDAFGIEIGTMTTIHAYTSTQMLLDGPDRKGNLRNGRAAVENIIPHSTGAAKAIGLVLPELDGKLQGHAQRVPVKDGSVTELVCELKAKNVTVDMINDVMKKATTNNDSFGYNGDEIVSSDVIGITYGSLFDPTQTEVSTVGDKQLVKVVSWYDNENGFTCQMIRTLKKFASL from the coding sequence ATGGCAAAGATTCGTGTTGGTATCAACGGATTCGGAAGAATCGGCCGTCTGGCTTTCAGAAGGATTCTGGAGGTTGGAACAGAGATGGAAGTGGTCGCGATCAACGACCTGACCAGCCCGTCGGTTTTGGCCCATCTGCTCAAGTACGACAGCACTCACGGGACGTTCAAGGGGACCGTTGAGTCCACTGAGGATTCGATCATCGTCGACGGCAAGAAGATCCGCATCTACGCCGAGAAGGATGCCCACAACATTCCGTGGGGCGCCGAGAAGGTTGATGTGGTTCTGGAGTCCACCGGGTTCTACACCTCCGCTGAGAAAGCCCAGGCCCACCTGGATGCCGGTGCCAAGAAAGTCTTGATCTCCGCTCCTGCGGGCAAGATGAAGACGATCGTCTACAGCGTCAACGACAACACCCTGACCAAGGACGACAAGATCATCAGTGCCGCGTCCTGCACCACCAACTGTCTGGCCCCGATGGCCAAGGCTCTGAATGATGCGTTCGGCATTGAGATCGGCACGATGACCACCATTCACGCCTACACCAGCACCCAGATGCTGCTTGACGGACCGGACCGCAAGGGCAACCTTCGCAATGGCCGCGCCGCTGTCGAGAACATCATCCCGCACTCCACCGGTGCCGCGAAAGCGATCGGTCTGGTGCTTCCCGAGCTGGATGGAAAGCTTCAGGGCCATGCCCAGAGAGTTCCTGTGAAAGATGGTTCCGTCACTGAGCTGGTTTGCGAGCTGAAGGCCAAGAACGTCACCGTTGACATGATCAACGACGTGATGAAGAAGGCCACGACGAACAACGACAGCTTCGGCTACAATGGCGACGAGATTGTTTCCTCCGATGTCATCGGCATCACCTACGGTTCCCTGTTTGACCCGACCCAGACGGAAGTCTCCACCGTCGGCGACAAGCAGCTGGTCAAGGTGGTTTCCTGGTATGACAACGAGAACGGCTTCACCTGCCAGATGATCCGCACGCTGAAGAAGTTCGCGTCTCTCTGA
- the ligA gene encoding NAD-dependent DNA ligase LigA — MDIKEEVAELSDKLRAWQKAYYVDDHPLVSDQEYDRLFDRLSQLEKEHPELRRDDSPTVRVGSDLTSDFPEVRHTIPVLSLDKAYSSEAILSWIQKCEEKMDEELSFVIEEKIDGVSMVLYYEDGVLVRGVTRGNGTVGNDVTPNIKTIPSIPLRLPEPVTMAVRGEVYLPKAPFAKLNAQMDPPYANPRNLAAGTIRRIHSSETAKVPLNIFVYEGFWQGNRPFDDHIQILETLKQYGFRTNPTIGYFCKSKEEAEARLKKSGLSGQSGSFSDIPAYIAERTRSRKALPYEIDGLVVKINEISVREVFGYTGHHPRWAIAYKFEAPQAQTVLNGIDVQVGRTGRITPVARVTPTEVGGSTVSNVTLHNQDYVDQLELAIGDTVEISKRGDVIPAVERVIEKNELGNPTWKMPPLCPCCHTPLVRRGAHTFCPNPLCPDQIRGRVEFFIGKEQMDIETFGPETAGLLIDKGVLKDIQDIYTIDYAHVLADEPGFGEKKITSIIEGVRESKKQPFHRVLVSLGIPEIGKKVVDLLIKNGLSSMDELLSVAKAQDYPRLTSISQIGEKTAKCLFDGLLDPLNQQRIEGLRSAGLAMEEKSVTTDLPQTFAGQVWCVTGSFEHFNPRSKAMEEVEKRGGRTVSAVSAKTTHLLVGKGGGSKAETARALGVKLVNEEQFLALLGQAQSSGEGQGDFGF, encoded by the coding sequence ATGGACATCAAAGAAGAAGTGGCGGAGCTTTCCGACAAGCTCAGGGCCTGGCAGAAAGCATACTACGTGGACGACCATCCCTTGGTCAGCGACCAGGAATACGACCGTCTGTTCGACCGTCTGTCCCAATTGGAAAAGGAACATCCCGAACTGCGCAGGGACGATTCCCCGACGGTGCGGGTTGGCAGCGACCTGACCAGTGATTTCCCCGAGGTGCGCCATACCATCCCGGTGCTCAGCCTGGACAAGGCTTATTCATCCGAGGCGATCCTTTCCTGGATCCAGAAGTGTGAGGAGAAGATGGACGAGGAGCTCTCGTTCGTCATTGAGGAGAAGATCGACGGCGTCTCGATGGTTCTGTACTACGAGGACGGAGTGCTGGTCCGTGGGGTGACACGGGGCAACGGGACGGTGGGCAACGACGTGACGCCGAACATCAAGACGATCCCGTCCATCCCGCTCAGGCTGCCCGAACCGGTCACCATGGCCGTCCGGGGGGAAGTGTACCTTCCCAAGGCGCCGTTCGCCAAGCTGAACGCCCAGATGGATCCCCCGTACGCCAATCCCCGCAACCTGGCCGCCGGCACGATCCGGCGCATCCATTCCAGCGAGACGGCCAAAGTCCCGTTGAACATCTTCGTCTACGAGGGCTTCTGGCAGGGGAACCGGCCGTTTGACGACCACATCCAGATCCTGGAGACGCTGAAGCAGTACGGGTTCCGGACCAATCCGACCATCGGATATTTCTGCAAGAGCAAGGAGGAGGCCGAGGCACGGCTGAAAAAATCCGGGCTTTCCGGACAAAGCGGCTCGTTCTCCGACATTCCCGCCTACATCGCAGAGCGCACCCGGAGCCGCAAGGCGCTGCCCTATGAGATCGACGGGCTGGTGGTGAAGATCAACGAAATCTCCGTCCGTGAAGTGTTCGGCTACACCGGCCACCATCCCCGCTGGGCCATCGCCTACAAGTTCGAGGCGCCGCAGGCCCAGACGGTGCTGAACGGGATCGACGTCCAGGTGGGGCGGACCGGGAGGATCACGCCGGTGGCCCGGGTCACGCCCACCGAGGTGGGTGGCTCGACGGTCAGCAACGTGACGCTGCACAACCAGGATTACGTCGACCAGCTGGAACTGGCCATCGGCGATACGGTGGAGATATCCAAACGGGGCGATGTGATTCCGGCGGTGGAACGGGTCATCGAGAAGAACGAACTGGGCAACCCCACCTGGAAGATGCCGCCTCTCTGTCCGTGCTGCCACACGCCGCTGGTTCGTCGCGGCGCGCATACGTTCTGTCCCAATCCGCTCTGTCCCGACCAGATCCGCGGGCGGGTGGAGTTCTTCATCGGCAAGGAACAGATGGACATCGAGACGTTCGGACCAGAGACGGCCGGCCTGTTGATCGACAAAGGGGTCTTGAAGGACATCCAGGACATCTACACCATCGACTACGCCCACGTGCTGGCGGACGAGCCGGGATTCGGGGAGAAGAAGATCACCAGCATCATCGAAGGGGTGCGGGAAAGCAAGAAGCAGCCGTTCCACCGGGTACTGGTCTCCTTGGGAATCCCGGAGATCGGCAAGAAGGTGGTGGACCTGTTGATCAAGAACGGGCTGTCCAGCATGGACGAGCTCCTCTCCGTGGCGAAGGCGCAGGATTATCCCCGTCTGACAAGCATCAGCCAGATCGGCGAGAAGACGGCGAAATGCCTGTTCGACGGTCTGCTGGATCCCTTGAACCAGCAACGGATCGAAGGACTGCGCAGCGCCGGGCTTGCCATGGAGGAGAAATCCGTCACGACGGATCTTCCCCAGACGTTCGCCGGCCAGGTGTGGTGCGTCACCGGATCGTTCGAACACTTCAATCCCCGTTCCAAAGCGATGGAAGAGGTGGAGAAGCGGGGAGGCCGGACGGTCTCCGCCGTCTCCGCCAAAACAACCCACCTGCTGGTCGGCAAAGGTGGCGGCTCCAAAGCGGAGACAGCCCGCGCGCTGGGGGTGAAACTGGTCAATGAGGAGCAGTTCCTCGCCCTGCTGGGGCAAGCGCAGTCCTCCGGGGAAGGGCAGGGGGATTTCGGCTTCTGA
- a CDS encoding aminotransferase class I/II-fold pyridoxal phosphate-dependent enzyme encodes MQALAMELNKTLEGTVASDFLSDVGKRIYFPKGIVAQSAEAKTKATLYNATIGMATKDGQPMYLSDIYDQFVPGSFKPGQLFSYAPGGGDPTLRDLWKAEMLRKNPSLAGKHISRPIVTSGLTHSLSIISMLFSQEGDTLVLPDLAWDNYELIYTSLNNVAIKTFPMYDAADAFNVAGMVDAIKSVKSKQVRILLNFPNNPTGYTPTTKEMGMITQALVDLAEDGYKLLVISDDAYFGLFYEADTAKESLFASLCDAHPNILAVKGDAATKEAMVWGFRIAFVTFGCKGMTDEQYDALDKKMLGMIRASVSNCDHPGQSLLVHAMQSATYQKDKDAVFTEMNERYKVLKETLHSYVDKYDLLKPYPFNSGYFMAFSCKGSAEALRKHLLDDYHIGCINIADKTLRLAYCSVPKEQIPGLVRLVFQAAGELWN; translated from the coding sequence ATGCAAGCATTGGCGATGGAATTGAACAAGACGTTGGAAGGTACCGTTGCTTCGGATTTCTTGTCTGACGTAGGCAAACGCATCTATTTTCCCAAGGGCATTGTAGCGCAGAGCGCCGAGGCGAAAACCAAGGCCACCTTGTACAACGCGACGATCGGCATGGCTACCAAAGATGGGCAGCCGATGTATCTTTCTGACATCTACGACCAGTTCGTTCCCGGTTCGTTCAAGCCCGGCCAGCTGTTCAGCTATGCTCCGGGCGGCGGGGATCCGACGCTCAGGGACCTGTGGAAGGCGGAGATGCTCCGCAAGAACCCATCCCTTGCCGGCAAGCATATCTCCCGTCCGATCGTCACCTCCGGTCTGACCCACTCGCTGTCCATCATCAGCATGCTGTTCTCCCAGGAGGGGGACACGCTGGTGCTGCCCGACCTGGCATGGGACAACTATGAGTTGATCTACACCTCGCTGAACAACGTTGCCATCAAGACGTTCCCGATGTACGACGCCGCCGACGCGTTCAACGTCGCCGGGATGGTGGACGCCATCAAGAGCGTGAAGAGCAAGCAGGTCCGGATCCTGTTGAACTTCCCCAACAACCCGACGGGATACACCCCCACCACCAAAGAGATGGGGATGATCACCCAAGCCCTGGTCGATCTCGCCGAGGACGGCTACAAACTGCTGGTCATCAGTGACGACGCCTATTTCGGTCTGTTCTATGAAGCGGATACGGCCAAGGAAAGCCTGTTCGCCTCGCTGTGCGACGCCCATCCCAACATTCTGGCCGTCAAAGGGGACGCGGCGACCAAGGAAGCGATGGTCTGGGGCTTCCGCATCGCGTTCGTCACGTTCGGATGCAAAGGAATGACGGACGAGCAGTACGACGCGCTGGACAAGAAAATGCTGGGCATGATCCGTGCCTCGGTGTCCAACTGCGACCATCCGGGCCAGAGCCTGTTGGTCCACGCCATGCAGAGCGCCACCTACCAGAAAGACAAGGATGCCGTGTTCACCGAGATGAACGAACGGTACAAGGTGCTGAAGGAAACGCTTCATTCCTACGTGGACAAGTACGACCTGCTCAAGCCGTACCCGTTCAACAGCGGCTATTTCATGGCCTTCTCCTGCAAGGGAAGCGCCGAGGCGCTGCGCAAGCACCTGTTGGACGACTACCACATCGGATGCATCAACATCGCCGACAAGACGCTTCGTCTTGCCTACTGCTCCGTACCGAAGGAGCAGATACCCGGTTTGGTGCGCCTGGTGTTCCAAGCGGCCGGAGAGTTATGGAACTGA
- a CDS encoding LysR family transcriptional regulator, whose translation MELKSKLYLIDEDGEKFMGIGVLWLLEKIAMEKSLRKAAADLGISYSKAYMMVRNLERSLGVAVINRQKGGADHPGATLTPFGEKFTELYGTFQREAKERLEGPYATFKASLATLMDAAEQESDDGKKED comes from the coding sequence ATGGAACTGAAATCCAAGCTCTATCTGATCGACGAGGATGGAGAGAAGTTCATGGGCATCGGAGTCCTGTGGCTTCTGGAAAAAATCGCCATGGAGAAGAGCTTGAGGAAAGCGGCGGCGGATCTGGGTATTTCCTATTCCAAGGCATACATGATGGTCCGCAATTTGGAACGATCCCTAGGGGTGGCGGTCATCAACCGCCAGAAAGGCGGCGCTGACCATCCGGGTGCGACGCTCACCCCGTTCGGTGAGAAATTCACCGAACTGTATGGAACCTTCCAGAGGGAAGCCAAGGAAAGGCTTGAAGGGCCATACGCGACCTTCAAGGCATCGCTCGCCACATTGATGGATGCAGCAGAACAGGAGTCTGACGATGGAAAAAAAGAAGATTGA
- a CDS encoding P13 family porin, producing MRKTILLSVILCAFLVVPVTARSNDLLSVFLRGATSATPTISKDWRPDALNQAKTLAPTLDDAGRDQYFKEHKLNLFVPSLLQAVLGFGAGSRMIGDTMGRTLSMSFDGISLSISGLGMLLWGVDFLVTVIFQSIAHGSSYYEPTKLGQVGQTMGWIGLGSLALARVVAVTQLFVWGGSYNAKLKKALRAPTLVARLEPEEKGFSTTIAWNIPLD from the coding sequence ATGCGAAAGACCATTCTTCTGTCCGTGATCCTCTGCGCATTCCTGGTGGTACCGGTGACAGCCCGTTCAAACGACCTGTTGAGTGTCTTTCTTCGTGGCGCGACATCCGCGACCCCTACGATCAGCAAGGATTGGAGGCCTGATGCGCTGAATCAGGCAAAAACCCTGGCTCCGACGCTGGATGACGCGGGAAGGGACCAGTACTTCAAGGAGCACAAGCTCAACCTGTTCGTCCCTTCGCTGCTGCAGGCGGTTTTGGGCTTCGGTGCCGGCTCCCGGATGATTGGAGACACAATGGGCAGAACCCTTTCGATGTCTTTTGACGGCATTTCACTTAGCATCTCCGGGTTGGGGATGCTCCTTTGGGGCGTTGATTTTCTCGTGACGGTAATCTTCCAGTCCATCGCTCATGGGAGCTCCTATTATGAACCCACCAAACTGGGGCAGGTAGGGCAGACCATGGGATGGATCGGACTGGGCTCCCTTGCCTTGGCGCGGGTGGTCGCCGTGACCCAGCTCTTTGTCTGGGGTGGTTCGTACAACGCCAAGCTGAAGAAGGCGCTCCGCGCCCCTACGCTGGTCGCCAGGCTTGAACCAGAGGAAAAAGGATTTTCCACCACCATTGCATGGAACATTCCGCTTGATTGA
- a CDS encoding (2Fe-2S)-binding protein has protein sequence MAKQVLTCTINGKPVEEYIDVRMSLADFLHNEMGLTSVKKGCEVGECGACTVLIDGETYDSCIYLAIWANGKSIRTLEGLSDAEGHLSDLQQAFVDEGAVQCGFCTPGFIMSAVPMVESGKKYTRDEIRRQISGNFCRCTGYEKIIDAIEKTIDGKDKQQS, from the coding sequence ATGGCTAAGCAGGTTCTCACATGCACCATCAACGGGAAACCGGTGGAGGAATACATCGACGTCCGGATGTCTTTGGCGGACTTTCTGCACAACGAGATGGGGCTGACCAGCGTCAAGAAAGGCTGTGAGGTCGGAGAGTGCGGCGCCTGCACCGTGTTGATCGACGGCGAGACGTACGACTCCTGCATCTATCTGGCCATCTGGGCCAACGGAAAATCGATCCGGACATTGGAAGGCCTCTCCGATGCCGAAGGGCACCTGTCCGACCTGCAGCAGGCGTTCGTCGACGAAGGCGCCGTCCAGTGCGGGTTCTGCACCCCGGGCTTCATCATGTCCGCCGTCCCCATGGTGGAAAGCGGCAAGAAGTACACCCGTGATGAGATCCGCAGGCAGATCTCCGGCAACTTCTGCCGATGCACCGGCTACGAGAAGATCATCGACGCCATCGAAAAGACGATTGACGGCAAGGACAAGCAACAATCCTGA
- the xdhB gene encoding xanthine dehydrogenase FAD-binding subunit XdhB — protein MFDFKELYQPKNLADALRLRKEHPDAVILAGGSDVLINIRAGKEAGRDILNIFGLDELRGISMEPDGTLVILPLTSFSHVSQSPLIQQNIPTLQEAVDQVGGPQIRNIGTIGGNICNGVTSADSATTLKAFDAILELSSVEGKRIVPYADFNKGPGKVDLRPDELLTAIRIPKESYQDTYGHYIKYAMRRAMDIATMACSANVRLDAKKQHIERMRIAYGVAAPVPVRGFTVEKVVQGRGFDQALLDDAAKAALNDVNPRTSWRASKEFRIHLIEELTRRALKTSIERAGGKFNG, from the coding sequence ATGTTCGATTTCAAGGAATTGTATCAACCCAAGAATCTTGCCGACGCACTCAGGTTGCGCAAGGAGCATCCCGATGCCGTCATCCTCGCCGGAGGCAGCGATGTGTTGATCAACATCCGCGCCGGAAAGGAAGCGGGACGGGACATCCTGAACATCTTCGGTCTGGACGAACTCAGAGGCATCTCGATGGAGCCAGACGGGACATTGGTCATCCTTCCGTTGACCAGTTTCTCCCACGTCTCCCAAAGCCCGTTGATCCAGCAGAACATCCCGACGCTCCAGGAAGCGGTCGACCAGGTCGGCGGACCGCAAATCCGGAACATCGGGACGATCGGGGGCAACATCTGCAACGGCGTGACCAGCGCCGACTCCGCCACCACATTGAAGGCGTTTGACGCCATCCTGGAATTGTCCAGCGTGGAGGGCAAGAGGATCGTCCCGTACGCCGACTTCAACAAAGGACCGGGAAAGGTCGATCTCCGGCCGGATGAGCTGCTGACCGCCATCCGGATTCCCAAGGAAAGCTACCAGGACACCTACGGGCATTACATCAAGTATGCCATGCGTCGGGCGATGGACATCGCCACGATGGCCTGTTCCGCAAACGTCCGGCTGGATGCCAAGAAACAACACATTGAACGGATGCGCATCGCCTACGGCGTCGCGGCCCCGGTACCGGTCCGCGGCTTCACCGTGGAAAAGGTGGTGCAGGGACGAGGCTTCGACCAGGCATTGCTGGACGACGCGGCGAAAGCGGCGCTGAACGACGTCAATCCCCGCACCTCATGGCGGGCATCCAAGGAGTTCCGGATCCATTTGATCGAGGAACTGACCCGACGGGCGCTGAAGACGTCCATCGAACGAGCAGGAGGCAAATTCAATGGCTAA
- a CDS encoding molybdopterin-dependent oxidoreductase: protein MTVGKGINRVDAAAKVSGEALYCADMVPKHALTAKVLHSTIANGKVVAFDLEEAKRVPGVVKIITCFDVPDIQFPTAGHPWSTEPSHQDIADRKLLNTRVRFYGDEIAVVIAEDDLSAQHALEKIKVTYEEYPAFFTVQDAMKPEATPLHPDIRPTNVIVKTNYEVGSFDEAIKEPGLIKVEGDYQTPVVKHCHLEPVSSYAYMQDGKIVVVSATQLPHIMRRIIAQALGIGAGEIRVIKPYIGGGFGNRQDALVEPLAAYLTTQVGGRCVKVFYTREETFFGSRTRHEMLFHITTYVRKDGTFAARNIEAYSNNGAYASHAHALVANAVNEFRMMYPTGAVKSVAYTVYTNCPTAGAMRAYGIPQIDFAMESHIDEIAHVLDMDPIEVRRKNWMQLGYVDPGTSITCHTTALAECVQKGKEFIHWDEKRKAYAHQEGPIRHGVGMAIFCYKVGGLPHLAGDFFLPDGAQPGRQHPAADGERRRSDKAPTPSSPRWLRMSVGLPFDKVHIVSQQDTDVTPYDSGRYASRQTYVGGMAVKKTGEKLKEQILAYAGTMLHKDPMDMDIVDGNIVRKGTSQVLTTVGNVAMESCYSRSNSNHLHAEETHHCTDNTFAFGVTFADITVDIPMCQITVDNIINVHDSGVIINPKAAEGQVHGGMSMGLGYGLTEHIILDPRQAGCSTTTCWITS, encoded by the coding sequence ATGACCGTTGGAAAAGGCATAAACAGGGTCGATGCCGCGGCGAAGGTATCCGGAGAGGCGCTGTACTGCGCCGACATGGTGCCGAAGCACGCATTGACGGCAAAAGTGCTGCACAGCACGATCGCCAATGGAAAGGTGGTCGCGTTTGATCTCGAGGAGGCGAAGCGCGTTCCGGGGGTCGTCAAGATCATCACCTGCTTTGATGTGCCTGACATCCAGTTCCCCACAGCGGGACACCCTTGGTCAACCGAACCATCCCACCAGGACATCGCAGACCGGAAACTGCTCAACACCCGGGTACGGTTCTACGGCGATGAGATCGCAGTGGTGATCGCCGAGGATGACCTTTCCGCCCAGCACGCGCTGGAAAAGATCAAGGTCACCTATGAGGAGTATCCCGCCTTCTTCACCGTCCAGGACGCAATGAAGCCGGAGGCGACCCCGCTCCACCCGGACATCCGTCCGACCAATGTCATCGTCAAGACCAACTATGAGGTGGGAAGCTTTGACGAAGCCATCAAGGAACCGGGCTTGATCAAAGTGGAAGGCGATTACCAGACGCCGGTGGTCAAGCACTGCCATCTGGAGCCGGTCAGTTCCTACGCCTACATGCAGGATGGAAAGATCGTCGTGGTCTCGGCCACCCAGCTTCCCCACATCATGCGGCGGATCATCGCCCAGGCGCTGGGCATCGGAGCCGGAGAGATTCGGGTCATCAAACCGTACATCGGTGGCGGCTTCGGCAACCGACAGGACGCGTTGGTCGAACCGCTTGCCGCCTATCTGACCACCCAGGTCGGAGGCAGATGCGTCAAGGTGTTCTACACCCGGGAAGAGACCTTCTTCGGAAGCCGCACCCGCCATGAGATGCTGTTCCACATCACCACCTACGTCCGGAAGGATGGTACGTTCGCCGCACGGAACATCGAGGCGTACTCCAACAACGGAGCCTACGCATCCCATGCCCACGCGCTGGTGGCGAACGCCGTCAACGAGTTCCGCATGATGTACCCCACCGGAGCGGTGAAGAGCGTCGCCTATACCGTCTACACCAACTGCCCGACAGCAGGCGCCATGCGGGCGTACGGAATTCCGCAGATCGACTTCGCCATGGAGTCCCACATTGATGAGATCGCCCATGTGCTGGATATGGATCCCATCGAGGTGCGACGGAAGAACTGGATGCAGCTGGGCTATGTCGATCCCGGCACCTCCATCACCTGCCACACCACGGCGCTCGCCGAATGCGTGCAGAAAGGAAAGGAATTCATCCATTGGGACGAGAAACGCAAGGCATACGCCCATCAGGAGGGGCCGATCCGCCACGGCGTGGGTATGGCGATCTTCTGCTACAAGGTAGGAGGTCTACCCCATCTCGCTGGAGACTTCTTCCTGCCGGATGGTGCTCAACCAGGACGGCAGCATCCAGCTGCAGATGGGGAGCGACGGAGATCGGACAAGGCGCCGACACCGTCTTCACCCAGATGGCTGCGGATGTCCGTCGGACTTCCGTTCGACAAGGTGCACATCGTCTCCCAGCAGGATACCGACGTCACCCCGTACGACAGCGGGCGCTACGCGTCCCGCCAGACGTACGTCGGCGGCATGGCGGTGAAGAAGACCGGTGAGAAACTGAAGGAGCAGATCCTGGCCTATGCCGGCACGATGCTCCACAAGGATCCGATGGACATGGACATCGTCGATGGCAACATCGTCCGGAAAGGAACCAGCCAGGTGCTCACCACGGTGGGGAACGTCGCCATGGAATCCTGCTACAGCAGGTCCAACAGCAACCATCTGCACGCCGAGGAGACACACCACTGCACGGACAACACCTTCGCATTCGGGGTGACGTTCGCAGACATCACGGTGGACATCCCGATGTGCCAGATCACGGTGGACAACATCATCAACGTCCATGACTCCGGCGTCATCATCAATCCCAAAGCGGCCGAGGGACAGGTCCACGGCGGCATGAGCATGGGGCTTGGCTACGGACTTACCGAACACATCATTCTGGATCCAAGACAGGCAGGATGCTCAACGACAACATGCTGGATTACAAGTTGA
- a CDS encoding ArgR family transcriptional regulator — protein sequence MRERNNRLAVVKELIKNNRIDNQDTLLDMLKHEGYNVTQATLSRDLKMLKVGKISDGWSGYYYALPENDLVSESEKSYIQDVRRGILSIEFSGNCGVIKTRPGHANSVGIALDILALPEILGTLAGDDTIFVILREGMTKEDLLESFKTRIPEINE from the coding sequence ATGAGAGAACGCAACAACCGCCTTGCGGTGGTGAAGGAACTGATCAAAAACAATCGTATTGACAACCAGGACACCCTCCTGGACATGCTCAAGCACGAAGGGTACAACGTGACCCAAGCGACTCTCAGCAGAGACTTGAAGATGCTGAAGGTCGGCAAGATTTCCGACGGATGGTCCGGATATTACTACGCGCTCCCCGAAAACGACCTGGTCAGCGAAAGCGAAAAGAGTTACATCCAGGACGTCCGACGCGGCATCCTTTCCATCGAGTTCAGCGGCAACTGCGGCGTCATCAAGACACGACCGGGCCACGCCAACAGCGTCGGCATCGCGCTGGACATCCTTGCGCTCCCTGAAATCCTCGGAACGCTCGCCGGCGATGACACCATCTTCGTCATTCTTCGGGAAGGAATGACCAAGGAAGACCTTCTGGAGAGTTTCAAGACCAGGATCCCTGAGATCAACGAATAG
- a CDS encoding RNA-binding protein — MAKKIYVGNMSYNTTEEELRDLFAQYGTVNSATIIMDHETHRPKGFGFVEIEEDDKAADAIAQLDGKVFGGRNLRVNEAIAKPRTSRGPMHG; from the coding sequence ATGGCAAAGAAAATTTATGTTGGTAACATGAGTTACAACACCACCGAAGAAGAACTTCGGGACCTGTTCGCACAGTATGGCACTGTTAACAGCGCCACGATTATCATGGATCACGAGACCCATCGCCCAAAGGGGTTCGGTTTTGTTGAGATCGAAGAGGACGACAAAGCTGCTGACGCCATCGCACAGCTTGACGGAAAAGTGTTTGGTGGTCGCAATCTGCGGGTCAACGAAGCTATTGCAAAGCCTCGCACTTCCCGTGGACCGATGCACGGCTAA
- the cas2e gene encoding type I-E CRISPR-associated endoribonuclease Cas2e — MVVVIAEHLPPAVRGRIKCWFIEPKPNTFVSGINDALAENVINYLLDASPSGSGIMIFQSIPQPPWYRIRGRGVTHRTIIEVSGLQLIEEPQEFAEAGETEQAPF; from the coding sequence GTGGTAGTGGTCATCGCAGAACATCTCCCTCCGGCAGTGCGGGGAAGGATCAAATGTTGGTTCATTGAACCGAAACCGAATACGTTCGTATCAGGAATCAATGACGCGCTGGCGGAAAATGTGATCAATTATCTCTTGGACGCTTCCCCATCAGGCTCTGGCATCATGATCTTCCAAAGCATTCCCCAACCTCCTTGGTACCGGATCAGGGGAAGGGGAGTGACACATCGTACAATCATTGAAGTATCAGGTTTGCAGTTGATTGAGGAACCACAGGAGTTTGCTGAAGCTGGTGAAACGGAGCAAGCTCCCTTTTGA